Within the Deinococcus peraridilitoris DSM 19664 genome, the region CATGGCAGGATTGGCACCGTAGCGGCGATGAGGTCGCCCGAATCAACGCGCCGCGACGCAGGGCGGTGAAGGCTGCACCTTCGGCCTTCGTCCAGGATGGGGCCTCACTTGATTCCCCAGGTGTAGTCCGCTACCGTAATCCCGATTAGTCCAATCGGAATAGTGATAGCAATTGATTCCACTGGCTACAAGGAGCCCCATGAACACCAAACGCGCCATCGTCCCGCTCGCCATCCTGACCCTCACAGCCACGCTCGCCCACGCCCAGTCAAACAAGACCATTATGGTTCAGCACGATGAAGGCACCACCAAAGCCCCGGTCCAACCTAAACGCGTCATCGTCCTCGACGAGGAAAGCCTCGAACTCGCCCTCGCCCTCGGCTTCGACATCATCGGACTCGGCAGCGGACGCCTCGCCCCCACTGACGTGAGCGGCACACGCATCAACTTCGAAGCACTCAAGCAGGGTTTCCTCGCCCGCCGTGACCTCACAGGCGTCACCTATACCGGCAACTGGACCGCCCCGAACCTCGAAACCATCCTCGCGCTCAAACCCGAACTGATCCTCCGCAGCACCTGGAACGGCAACACCGGCTACGACAAGCTCAGCGCCATCGCCCCCACCTTGTCGTTCAATCAGAACAAACCCGACTTCTGGAAAACGTCCCTTCGGGAAACCGCCAAGGTGTTCGGCCAGCAGGACAAAGCCGAGCAAATCATCCAGAACGTCGCACTCGAACACCAAAAGAACAAAGACAAACTCCAGCAGGCCGGCATCTTCAAAAAGTACCCGAAAGCCGTGGTGCTCTCCCCTTTCCCATCCGGTGAGGTGTACCTCTACACCGGGGACCGCGTCGCGAACATCGCTTGGGAGCTTGGCTTCAAGGACGGCTACCCCAGAGGCACCAAGGTCGACCCGGGCGGCTGGCAGGTCATCTCGCAAGAAGCCTTGCTGCAAATCACTCCTGACACCCTCGTCATCAACGTTCCCTGGGGCGACGGGAACGCCTTCAGCAAGTCCAGCGTCGGGCAACGCCTCAAGGACCGAACCATCACCTACCAGATGGAGCCCTTCAGCCCCTGGACCGGCCCCCTGGTCGACCAGAAAGTCTCACGCGACCTGACCAGCAGCATCCTCAAACAGTTCTGATCGTGAACACCGCAAAGCTGCTGATTGAACTGAACGCGCGCCAGCTGTACCTGAACGTACAGCCCACGGTGGCAGGACGAACACTCGATGAGTGCGTCGCGTCCTGGCCGTCGTGGCGGGCGCGTCTGCTGGCCCTGCGTCCTCAGCACCGCCCCGCGACCGCGGATGTCCTGCTGCTCAACGCCCTCTTCTGGCCGGTGAGCATGCTCCACCTCGCCACGGCCTTCATCCACGGCTTCCACGTCCAAGGCGAGGTGCGACTGGACTGGCCGCATGACGAACCACGGCCATTCGGCCAGCTGAACCTCATCACCACCACGTTGGTGCAATCCGGTGACCCACTCGGCCACGCAACCGGTCAGATTTTTCGTGCGAGCCAAGCCGTCACGCCCGCCACCCAACTTCGCGAACGCCTTGTAGTCCACGTCGCCTGTGACCGCGCCGTGCAGGCCCTGCTGGTCCTCGGCCAGGCAACCGGGCAGCCTGAACGAGCGGCCGAATGGGCGACGCGCCTCACGGAGGAGTGGCCAGTCCCTCACCGGACCCGCGTCCGCCAGGAAGAAGACGGAAACGTGATGGTGCGCTCCTCGTGCTGCTACCACTACCTCGACTTTGAACGCTGCGGCAACTGCCCTGCTGACCAAACCACAGCCCCGCCGGCCTGATGCCACGCCGACACGACTGGAAGGTGGATGAGTTGCCCAGACCGAACAAGACGCCGACATCCCACACCCGTATCCCTCAGCGCTCCGGTGTTCAGGAATTGCGCGGCCGCCCGTCGTGAGCGTCGCCCAACCGATTCCCACACGCCGCTGGACGGCCCGCACCCTCGCCTTTACCATCAGCCTGATCGTCCTTGTCCTCGGCCTGATCGCCTCCATCGCCCTTGGTGCCGCCAGCATCCCCTTCGGCCACGTCGCCGAACTCCTCGTACACCCGAACGACACCAGCGAAAGCCTCATCATCTGGACCCTGCGCCTTCCACGCGCCCTGATCGCGCTGCTTGCCGGCGGCGCCCTCGGCGTCGCCGGCGCACTGCTGCAAGGCGTGACGCGCAACCCCCTCGCGGACCCCGGCATTCTCGGCGTGGAAGCCGGCGCCGCCCTCGCCATCCTGCTGATGGTCGTGTTCTTCCCCACCCTCGGCGCCGCCGCGTTCGTCCCGCTCGCCTTCGCTGGTGGCGCCGCCGCTGCTGTCCTTACCTTCAGCATCGCCACCGGTGTCGGTCTCACTCCGCTGCGTCTCGCGCTGTCCGGGGTGGCCGTCGCCGCGTTCACCGCTGCCGCGTCACGTGCGGTCCAGATCCTCTTCGAGGACCGCGCGCAAGCCGCGCTGTTCAGCCTCGCCGGGTCCGTCGCGAACCGCACCTGGGAACACGTGCAACTCAGCGCTCCGTGGGTGCTGACCGGCTTGCTCACCGCGTTCCTCGCGGCAGGCCGCGTGAACCTGCTGTCCCTCGGTGAAGACGTCGCACGCAGCCTCGGCGTGAACGCCGCCCGGAACACCCTCGTCCTCACCGCGCTCGCGGTACTGCTCGCCGCGAGCGCCGTCAGCGTCGTCGGCCCCATCGGTTTCGTCGGCCTCGTTGCGCCACACGTTGCGCGCGGCCTCGCCGGACCAGATTACCGCGTCGTGCTCCCCCTCAGTGCGCTGCTCGGCAGCGCCCTGCTCGTCTGGGGTGACGTCGCCGCCCGTCTCGTCGACCGACCAAACGAAACTCCGGTCGGCATCCTCATCACCGCCCTTGGCGCGCCGTTCTTCGTGTATCTCGCCCGCCGCCTCGGAAAGAGTGACTGAACGGCGCGCACCCTCAGGACATCATGAAAAGCACCCCACTCGACCAACTAAGGCGCACCATCGCGCTGCTGCCTTTGCTCAGCGTCCTGCTGCTCAGCGTGAGCGTCCTCGCGCTCGGGCTCGGCGCGGTCCGCACCCCACCCACCGAGGTGCTGCGCGTCCTCACGGGCGGCGGCGATGAACTCACCACGCGCATCCTGCTCGAATTGCGCCTGCCGCGCATCCTCGTCGGCGCCCTCACCGGGGCGATGTTCGCCGCGAGTGGCACCGTCATGCAGGGCGTCATCCGCAACCCGCTCGCCAGCCCCGACCTGGTCGGTGTCAGCGCCGGTGCCGGACTTGCCGCGACCATTTTGCTACTGCTCGTACCGAGCGCACCCACCTGGGCGCTCCCTTGGGGCGCGTTCCTCGGTGCATGGCTCGGCTTCGCCGCCGTGTACCTCCTCGCCCGCAAGGGTGGCCGCGTTGCCCCCGTCCGCCTCGCCTTGATCGGCGTCGCCGTCGCCGCCGCCCTCGGCGCCACGCAGAACCTCATCCTCATTCGCGCTCCCGATGGGATCGGCGGCGCCCTCGCGTTTCTCACCGGTACTATCTACGGCGCCGACTGGGAACGCCTCACGCGCGTCCTTCCCTGGGCGCTTATCCTGCTCCCACTCAGCCTGCTCATCACGCGCCGCCTCGACGTCCTCGCGTTCGGCGAGCAGGTCGCCACCAGCCTCGGCATCCGCGTCGAACTCGCGCGCGGCCTCGCCCTCACCATCGCTGTCGGCCTCGCTGGCGCCGCCGTCACCGGTAGCGGCATTCTCGGCTTCGTCGGGCTGCTCGCCCCGCACCTCGCGCGTCTCCTCGTCGGCGGACTGCATGCCCGCCTGCTGCCCGTCGCCCTGCTGCTCGGCGCGATTCTTGTGATCGGTGCGGATACCCTGGGTCGTGCTCTCCTCCCACCCATCGAGATTCCCGCTGGGATCCTCACCACCCTGATTGGCGCGCCGTACTTCCTGTGGTTGCTGCGCCGCTCCGCCCGCACTTCGTAAGTCGAATTCCTGAAGTACCGGGCGTGGCGGCGCGAGGAATTGACTTACTCAGGCTTAACAGTTGAAGCCGTGACGTCAAGATAAATGAGCGAATCAGGCTCGCGCAGGCTTGACCTTCAATCGAGTAGTCATTACAATTCGGAAAAACCGAGTAATCCGCTCGGCTTTATAAGATCTGCGACGCCATGTGAACGAAAGGACTCTCTAATCCGAAAACTGCTCGTGGTTCCGGCCGCCCTTCCCGGTGGCGCTCTCGCCCAAGACGCGAACTACGAAGGCCGCCTGATCAAGCACGCGATGGGCGACACCTGCGTCCCACAAACCCAAAACGCGTTGTGCTCAACACCGGCGAACTCGACAGCACCTCCCCAAGTCCAACCGACTTGACCCACCCGCTTCACGAAAGCAGGAGCCATGAAACACCAATTGATCCTCACCGCCAGCCTGACCCTCACCACGGCCTTCGCGCAGAGCAGCCAGACCGTCAAGCACGAACTGGGCAGCACCGACATCAGAGGTACCCCCAAACGCATCATCGCCCTGGAAAACTCCTTTATCGACGCCCTCGCGCAGCTCAACGTAAAGCCC harbors:
- a CDS encoding ABC transporter substrate-binding protein; translation: MNTKRAIVPLAILTLTATLAHAQSNKTIMVQHDEGTTKAPVQPKRVIVLDEESLELALALGFDIIGLGSGRLAPTDVSGTRINFEALKQGFLARRDLTGVTYTGNWTAPNLETILALKPELILRSTWNGNTGYDKLSAIAPTLSFNQNKPDFWKTSLRETAKVFGQQDKAEQIIQNVALEHQKNKDKLQQAGIFKKYPKAVVLSPFPSGEVYLYTGDRVANIAWELGFKDGYPRGTKVDPGGWQVISQEALLQITPDTLVINVPWGDGNAFSKSSVGQRLKDRTITYQMEPFSPWTGPLVDQKVSRDLTSSILKQF
- a CDS encoding (2Fe-2S)-binding protein, with the translated sequence MNTAKLLIELNARQLYLNVQPTVAGRTLDECVASWPSWRARLLALRPQHRPATADVLLLNALFWPVSMLHLATAFIHGFHVQGEVRLDWPHDEPRPFGQLNLITTTLVQSGDPLGHATGQIFRASQAVTPATQLRERLVVHVACDRAVQALLVLGQATGQPERAAEWATRLTEEWPVPHRTRVRQEEDGNVMVRSSCCYHYLDFERCGNCPADQTTAPPA
- a CDS encoding FecCD family ABC transporter permease, translating into MSVAQPIPTRRWTARTLAFTISLIVLVLGLIASIALGAASIPFGHVAELLVHPNDTSESLIIWTLRLPRALIALLAGGALGVAGALLQGVTRNPLADPGILGVEAGAALAILLMVVFFPTLGAAAFVPLAFAGGAAAAVLTFSIATGVGLTPLRLALSGVAVAAFTAAASRAVQILFEDRAQAALFSLAGSVANRTWEHVQLSAPWVLTGLLTAFLAAGRVNLLSLGEDVARSLGVNAARNTLVLTALAVLLAASAVSVVGPIGFVGLVAPHVARGLAGPDYRVVLPLSALLGSALLVWGDVAARLVDRPNETPVGILITALGAPFFVYLARRLGKSD
- a CDS encoding FecCD family ABC transporter permease, coding for MKSTPLDQLRRTIALLPLLSVLLLSVSVLALGLGAVRTPPTEVLRVLTGGGDELTTRILLELRLPRILVGALTGAMFAASGTVMQGVIRNPLASPDLVGVSAGAGLAATILLLLVPSAPTWALPWGAFLGAWLGFAAVYLLARKGGRVAPVRLALIGVAVAAALGATQNLILIRAPDGIGGALAFLTGTIYGADWERLTRVLPWALILLPLSLLITRRLDVLAFGEQVATSLGIRVELARGLALTIAVGLAGAAVTGSGILGFVGLLAPHLARLLVGGLHARLLPVALLLGAILVIGADTLGRALLPPIEIPAGILTTLIGAPYFLWLLRRSARTS